A single Triticum dicoccoides isolate Atlit2015 ecotype Zavitan chromosome 2A, WEW_v2.0, whole genome shotgun sequence DNA region contains:
- the LOC119356367 gene encoding binding partner of ACD11 1-like, protein MATSTLSTVMVSNLSLKAALRDVKEFFSFSGDLVHVEMQSGDELSQVAYITFKDKQGAETAMLLTGATIVDMAVIVTPATYYELPADVLAALEPKDAKSSALEKAEDIVGTMLAKGFILGRDALDKAKALDEKHQLTSTATARVSSFDKRIGLSEKISVGTSVVNDKVKEMDQKYLVSEKTRSALAAAEQGVSTAGSAIMKNRYVLTGAAWVTGAFSKVANTANDVGAKAKEKIATEQEGKTVAAGYAQADMLDAHEKPRDLDGEITKIHVSENPEVIPISTAAVFPITVEDSSDASPPPPAAALPKKPEPAQGLIL, encoded by the exons ATGGCG acAAGCACGCTTAGCACAGTCATGGTGAGCAATTTGTCGCTAAAAGCAGCACTAAGAGATGTAAAGGAATTCTTTTCCTTTTCTGGTGACCTTGTGCATGTTGAAATGCAAAG tggcgacgagctgtCTCAAGTTGCCTACATTACTTTTAAAGATAAGCAAGGAGCTGAGACAGCCATGCTTCTGACG GGTGCCACAATAGTCGATATGGCTGTCATCGTAACACCAGCCACTTATTATGAGCTACCAGCTGATGTTTTAGCTGCTCTAGAG CCCAAAGATGCAAAGTCCTCTGCTCTTGAGAAGGCAGAGGACATCGTTGGGACCATGCTGGCCAAGGGGTTCATTCTTGGTAGGGATGCACTCGACAAAGCAAAAGCTTTGGATGAGAAGCATCAGCTCACATCAACTGCGACTGCTCGAGTATCTTCCTTTGACAAGAGAATTGGTCTGAGTGAGAAGATCAGCGTCGGTACTTCAGTTGTAAACGATAAAGTAAAGGAAATGGATCAGAAATATCTAGTCTCCGAGAAGACAAGGTCAGCACTTGCAGCTGCTGAACAGGGTGTCTCCACTGCTGGATCTGCCATCATGAAAAACAGGTATGTCCTTACTGGAGCTGCATGGGTAACTGGTGCCTTCAGTAAGGTTGCGAATACCGCGAACGACGTCGGGGCAAAGGCAAAGGAGAAAATAGCCACTGAGCAGGAGGGCAAGACCGTAGCGGCCGGGTATGCACAAGCTGACATGTTGGACGCTCATGAAAAGCCCAGGGATTTGGATGGTGAAATCACAAAGATACATGTCTCTGAAAACCCTGAAGTTATCCCCATATCTACCGCTGCAGTTTTCCCCATTACAGTAGAGGATTCCAGTGATGCGTCTCCACCGCCACCCGCTGCTGCTCTTCCTAAGAAACCGGAACCTGCGCAGGGATTGATACTATGA